In Methanocella paludicola SANAE, the sequence AATTCATATTATTAGCGCTTAAAACTTGTGTTATTAATATGAAATAATAACTTTTTTATCTTTGATGCTACTAACTCCATATCATGAGGATATTTTTATCCGGACCTTTCTTTAATGACGAGGAGGTCCGGCGCATCGGCCGCGTTAAGGACTCCCTCGAAGGGCTTGGATTCGAAGTATACAGCACGTCCCATCGCAACCCGCCCATCGACCTGGGCAGTAAAGTCCAAAAGAACAGGCGGTTCAGGCTCCTTTGCCAGGAGATCGAGAAGAGCGACGGCGTGTTCGCGGTGCTCGATGGTAAGGATGCCGGGACGATATGGGAAATGGGCTATGCGTTCGCCCTGGGGAAGCCGGTGGCCGCATTTGTAGAGCAGGATCGGTACTATTCATTAATGATCGATAGTTCTGCACACGTTGTCTACGGATCCGGCGAACTCGATAACAGGCTTGAAGAGTTTTACCGGACGGGTAAACCGAAAAAGGGGCTGGGCCCCGCCGCGTCTCTGCACGAGTAGACCCCGGGAACGACATCTGGGACGGTATTCGCCGGGTCAGCGGATATGCTCGTGCGTATGCTCCTTATCATGTGAGTGCAGGTGCTGGTGTTCCAGGTTCCCGTGGCGGTGCATGTGCCGGTGGATCAGGTTATGCTGCTTGAGTAATTCGAGGTCGGCCATCACCTTGTGAGAGTCGGTATCCACCTTGAGCATGTGGTCCTCGCCGAACACGACTGCCCGGGTGCTGATCTGCTCGATGATATCGAGATCGTGGGTGGCGGTGACGATGGTCTTGCCCGCATGGGCCAGCTCCTGTAGGAGCTCGATGAGCCAGAGCTGGCTCCTCGGGTCCAGGCCCGCCGTGGGCTCGTCTAGGAGAAGCACATCCGGATTAACGGAAAGCACAGACGCCAGGCACACTTTCTTCTTCTCGCCGCCGCTGATAGTGTGCGGCGAGCGGTCCCGGAGGCCCGTAATGCCGACCATGGCCAGGACGTCCTCCGTGCGCTTCTTGACTTCCTCCTTCGACAGGTCCAGCTGCAGGGGGCCGAAGGCCACTTCGTCGTAGACGGTCGAGCAGAACAGCTGTACGTCGGGGTTCTGGAACACGAAGCCCACCTTTTTCCGGAAATAGCGGCACTGCTCGTTGTCCTCCAGGGAGTCGAAGACCTCCTCCGTGACGGGGCTGCCGAAAGCGTAGAACTCGCCCTCCGTCGGATAGGCGAGGGCATTCAGGATCGAGAGCAGCGTGGACTTGCCACTCCCGTTGGCGCCCATGATGGCCACGTGCTCGCCCGCGTCAATCCTCAGGGTGACGTCCTTGAGCGCCGGGAACTTCCCGAGATAGGTGTACGATACGTTGCGTAAGTCGAATACCGTTTGCATGATAAGACCTAAATCCTTATGATCTGGTGGGAGTAGAGGATCAGCAATACGCTGAAACCGACGACGGTGACGATCGCCACGTAGTCCCGGGGCTTCATGGCAAAGTCCTCCAGGAGCTTCACGTCGCCATTGAAGCCTCGCGACACCATGGCGCCGTGGACCTTTTCCGCCATGTCGAGCGACTTGACCAGCGTATAGCCGATGCGGCCGCCCACCCACTTTTGCTCTTCCAGTAGCGGCAGGTTCTTTATCGTCCGGCTCTTCTTCGCCGTGTAAAAGGACTTGACTATGTCCGTCAGCAGGAAGATGTACCGGTAGCACATGTCGAGCGTCAGCACGTAGACCCTGGGCGTGCCGACCGACCTCAGCGACTTGAAGAGCTTATCCCGGGGCGTCGTCAGGAAGAGCAGGACGGCGGCCGACACGCAGGTGGCCACCCGCAGCGTGAACGAGATGGCGCCCATCGTCCCCTGCCTCGTGATCGCGATGGTCTCGGGCAGCGCAAAAGGCCCGAGCCTGGCTCCCGGCCCCAGCGTGACGAGGGTGAACAGGCTGTCTCCCGGGAAGAAGACGTTGAAGATCATGGGCAGGGCGATGATACCCGTGAAGATCGGTATGAACAGCCAGACGCGCTTGATAAAGAACCAGACCCCGATCCGGCTCGCGGCGGCGAACACGAGCGTCAGCGCGTAGACGAGAAGCATCAGCCGCCAGTCCGTGACCATGGTCACCGCCACGATCAGGGTGACGATCGAGATCAGCTTGACCCGCGGGTCCAGGCTCTGCAAAAGCCCGCTCTTCCGGGCATAGCCCTCGGAGGCGATGGTCTCCTCGAGGAAATTAAAGATACCGCTCAGCGTCTTGCCGACGAAATTTTTTTTACCTGCCGAGACCGAGCAACAGGGGCTGGGACCGACGTTGACCTCTTTCATCCATTCGGGTATCATGACAAAACCTGGGGGTATGGCGTAACCAGTAATAATTATCTTCTCATTAGTAATATGAAGATGTTAAAAAATCTTTTGATATTATCTCCGGGTCTTTAGATCTTATTGAACATTAAATATATGACCATTTCATACTATCGATATTTAAAAAATGATTACTAAGGTTAAATTTTTAATTTTCCGTATCTTGGTAAGTTAAAATTACGTGAGAAATATTCATATATATTTTAATTTTTGATACGTATCGTGTTACTAATCGATAGTTTTTTATAACTACAAGCCCTTCTGCATATCTGGTGATATTATGCATATCCCTGATGGATATCTAGGTCCAATAACATATATAGCACTGTTCATAATAATGGTCCCGATCTGGCTATATGCGGGATACAGGGTAAGGAAAGACCTGAGGTCTAAGCAGGTACCGCTGCTGGCATTATCGGCGGCTTTTACGTTCGTTATCATGATGTTCAACGTCCCGATCCCGGGCGGCAGCACCGGGCACGCCGTCGGCGGCGCCATCATCGGCATCATCCTGGGCCCCTGGGCCGCCATCGTGTCGATCTCGGTCGCGCTCATCATCCAGGCCTTCGTCTTCGGCGACGGCGGCATCACGGCCATCGGGGCGAACTGCTTCAACATGGGTGTCGTCATGCCCATCGTGGGCTACTATACCTATAAGCTGATAAGCGGTAACTCGGATATTAAGTCCGTCCGCAGGATCGCAGCGGCGGTCATCGCGGGCTACCTATCGCTCGTGATCGCCTCCGGCTTCGCGGGCTTCGAGTTCGGCATACAGCCTTACTTATATCCGGCAGTGAACGGCCAGTTCCCGTACATGCCGTACGACCTGAGCGTGACCCTGCCGGCGATGCTCGGCGAGCACATCCTGTTCTTCGGCGTGCTCGAAGCGCTCATAACCGGCCTCGTCTTCGTTTACTTCCAGCGTAACACGCCCGAGCTGCTCGAAAATAAAAAATCAAAAAAAGCTATGCTGGATAAAGTTCCTGTGTGAGGTGGCAAAATGGACAATTCGACTAAAATTATCATCGCCGCGCTCATCGTGCTCGTGATCTTCACCCCTCTCGGGCTGCTGGCGGTAGGCGAGACGTTCGGAGAATGGGGCTTAGAATACTTTGAAGAAAAGCTTGGCTATGTACCGCCGGGCCTCGAAAGCCTGTCCTCGATTTGGGGCGCGCCATTGCCCGACTATGGGATCCCGGGCCTTGGCGATACGACGGTGGGAGCAGCGGCAGGATACATCGCGTCGGCCATCATCGGAAGTGTCGTCAGCGTGGGACTGATCTACGGGCTGGGCAAGATCCTGGTTAAAGATAACTCCAGTTAGCTTTTTTTTATTTTTTCACTTTTTTATGATAACGAGTTGATCATCATTCTTTTGATCATCATTCTTTATCGTCGTTCTTAGCTACCAGCTTACCCAGCAAATAGACGGCGCCGATGCAGACCAGCACTCCCACGACGGCCGAAACAACGTAGCCGATAGTACCGCCGATAGTCGTATCGCCCAGGCCGGGTATGCCATAATCGGGCATCGGGGCGTTCCATAATTGGGATAGGCCGCTCATCCCCGGAGGCACGTAACCGATCCTTTCCTTCAGCCCCTCCAGGCTCCATTCGCCGAACGTCTCGCCGGCGGCGAGCAGCCCGAGCGGCGTTAAAAGGATCAGCAAGGCCAGGACGATGAGGATATTGCGCGTCAACTTATCCATTTCATGTAATCATAGGACATCCGGCGATTTATCTTTTCCCCACATAATCGCAACGGTCCGGCCCTTATCCTGTATAACGGCGAAATAACTCTCCATTATGGCTTATACTCGGAAACAGGCCTTGTTATGGTAAAAGGTCGTCCAGGAGGACCGGGCGATAAGTACCGGCTCATATATCGAATCATCTTCCCCCATATACGCATTAATCCTCCCAATTGGCTATTATAAACGCACTTTAACAGGGCAACATTAAAAAAGAATAAAAAATTAGGGATAGTATGGCATTAGAGTGGGGTGTTTTGATGGCAGAGAAAAAAGCAGAAATGACGGTTAGAGAGGCTGGACACAAGGGCGGGTCCACCACGAAAGAACGCTACGGCGAAGGGTTTTACGAGGAGATCGGCAAGAAGGGCGGCAAGATCGGCGGTAAGAAGGGCGGGACTACCACCAAGCAGCGCTATGGTGAAGGGTTCTACGAGGAGATCGGCCGAAAAGGCGGCCAGAAGGTACGTGAGCTGATCGCGCGCGGCAAGGCCGCGATGGAGAAGAAATAGGAAACCCGGTATCGTATCGCCCTACATTCGCGTATCGCGACATATCGCCTGTCAGAAAAACATTTCCCAACCTTGATATTTATTGCATGAGCCTGAGCTTTAATGGCCTGGCCTCATTTTTTTTAAATTCATACACGGCCTCAGTATAACGGGTATCTTTCATCAACGTTACCATTTACGCCGAAACTGTCCGTTATTCTCGCGCTTCGGTCGCTGGTGGTATTATTGGAATAATACACGGTATACTGGATCTCTACGACGAGGTCATAATAGCCTGCCGATACGTGGGAGAACTCGTATGCGTCGCCGTTGATGCCGCCGGATATGACGTTTCCGGTGTTAGTGTTCGTGATATGGCCGCTTATATCAGTGATCACCGTGTTCGTGCTGTTAAGTATCAGGCCGGTAAATGTCGTGGTCACTGTATAGATGGGCCCCGATGATGGCAGCGGGACCGGCGTCGTTTCCGCAGTTGGCACTGGCGTGGCTGTCGGGGTCGGGACCACAGAAGGGGTCGGGGTCGGCGTAGGGGTCGGCGTGGCCGTCGGAGTAGGCGTGCTGGTGAGCTCAGGGGTCGTGGTCTTTGTCGCCGAAGGCTGATCAATGAAAGTGGTGCACCCGCTGACAAAGACAGCGCAAACTAAAACTAACCCTAAAATGAACGAAATCGTATATCTCGCGTTACAGCCTCCACATGATCAATTCTCATAGGCCTTCTTCAGCATTAC encodes:
- a CDS encoding PDGLE domain-containing protein translates to MDNSTKIIIAALIVLVIFTPLGLLAVGETFGEWGLEYFEEKLGYVPPGLESLSSIWGAPLPDYGIPGLGDTTVGAAAGYIASAIIGSVVSVGLIYGLGKILVKDNSS
- a CDS encoding energy-coupling factor ABC transporter ATP-binding protein → MQTVFDLRNVSYTYLGKFPALKDVTLRIDAGEHVAIMGANGSGKSTLLSILNALAYPTEGEFYAFGSPVTEEVFDSLEDNEQCRYFRKKVGFVFQNPDVQLFCSTVYDEVAFGPLQLDLSKEEVKKRTEDVLAMVGITGLRDRSPHTISGGEKKKVCLASVLSVNPDVLLLDEPTAGLDPRSQLWLIELLQELAHAGKTIVTATHDLDIIEQISTRAVVFGEDHMLKVDTDSHKVMADLELLKQHNLIHRHMHRHGNLEHQHLHSHDKEHTHEHIR
- the cbiM gene encoding cobalt transporter CbiM, which gives rise to MHIPDGYLGPITYIALFIIMVPIWLYAGYRVRKDLRSKQVPLLALSAAFTFVIMMFNVPIPGGSTGHAVGGAIIGIILGPWAAIVSISVALIIQAFVFGDGGITAIGANCFNMGVVMPIVGYYTYKLISGNSDIKSVRRIAAAVIAGYLSLVIASGFAGFEFGIQPYLYPAVNGQFPYMPYDLSVTLPAMLGEHILFFGVLEALITGLVFVYFQRNTPELLENKKSKKAMLDKVPV
- a CDS encoding PDGLE domain-containing protein, whose protein sequence is MDKLTRNILIVLALLILLTPLGLLAAGETFGEWSLEGLKERIGYVPPGMSGLSQLWNAPMPDYGIPGLGDTTIGGTIGYVVSAVVGVLVCIGAVYLLGKLVAKNDDKE
- the cbiQ gene encoding cobalt ECF transporter T component CbiQ, with translation MIPEWMKEVNVGPSPCCSVSAGKKNFVGKTLSGIFNFLEETIASEGYARKSGLLQSLDPRVKLISIVTLIVAVTMVTDWRLMLLVYALTLVFAAASRIGVWFFIKRVWLFIPIFTGIIALPMIFNVFFPGDSLFTLVTLGPGARLGPFALPETIAITRQGTMGAISFTLRVATCVSAAVLLFLTTPRDKLFKSLRSVGTPRVYVLTLDMCYRYIFLLTDIVKSFYTAKKSRTIKNLPLLEEQKWVGGRIGYTLVKSLDMAEKVHGAMVSRGFNGDVKLLEDFAMKPRDYVAIVTVVGFSVLLILYSHQIIRI
- a CDS encoding nucleoside 2-deoxyribosyltransferase; this translates as MRIFLSGPFFNDEEVRRIGRVKDSLEGLGFEVYSTSHRNPPIDLGSKVQKNRRFRLLCQEIEKSDGVFAVLDGKDAGTIWEMGYAFALGKPVAAFVEQDRYYSLMIDSSAHVVYGSGELDNRLEEFYRTGKPKKGLGPAASLHE